The following is a genomic window from Paenibacillus sp. FSL R5-0766.
CTGAAGGCGCTGGCACTTTACCGTGAACAGGTTATAGCGAAACTGAAACAGATTGAAGCCCTGGATTCGTCTCCCGTTGATAAACTGGATACCTTACGATATTCCCTTTTAGACGATGAAACTGGCTGCCAAGGGTGTCTAGTTGTGAATGCATCACTCGAATTCGGAACAGATGACGAGCAGGTCACACGCGAAGCTGAGCTCATGGCAGAAGAGATTCAACTGGTATTAGAGAAGATCATAAGTAGTGGCCAGAAACAACAGTTAATTTCCAACCGGTACACGAGTATAGAGCTTGCATCTTATCTAAATAACACCATTCTTGGTGTGAGAGTTATGGAGAAATCAGGTTCATCCCGTGAACAGATCGAGACGGTTCTGCGTACTTCATTTGGCATGATCATGTCTTGATCTTTTTTTTGTGAAATTCTTGACTATGAAGTCAAAAATAATTGAAGGCGGATTAATACACCACGAAAGCTTGAAGGAGGTGGGGCTTTTCGAGAAAAATCGTGTATTGATTCATTTGGAAATAACGTCTAGCTGTTAACCAGGCTGATTGCTGTTTAACATCTCCTAGGTCAATTTATATAAAAAAAACGAAATATGTGGAGGTTATTATGAATTATTCTCAATCCGTAGAAGCATTGTTCCAACCTATAGAGTTAGGTCACTTGAAGTTATCCAATCGGATCGTAATGGCGCCGATGACGCGTCAATTTTCTCCGGA
Proteins encoded in this region:
- a CDS encoding TetR/AcrR family transcriptional regulator, with translation MSRPREFDVDRVLHQSMEVFWNQGFKATSYEDLTRTTGVKKQSLYCVFKDKRSLFLKALALYREQVIAKLKQIEALDSSPVDKLDTLRYSLLDDETGCQGCLVVNASLEFGTDDEQVTREAELMAEEIQLVLEKIISSGQKQQLISNRYTSIELASYLNNTILGVRVMEKSGSSREQIETVLRTSFGMIMS